A genomic stretch from Bacteroidales bacterium includes:
- a CDS encoding prolyl oligopeptidase family serine peptidase → MKKIIIILLISAIAQNIYAQSPIEGVWEGILKSGLNNFSITFRIKESNNKLDVSMDIPQQMLLNFKHVKAEYTNDSLFISINSFNAKYNSAHKNDSLYGFWQQNGISLPLNMKKTSEYKALEINRPQNPQPPFPYITEEVSFFNKKAKINLSGTLTIPDTTDVWPCVVLVSGSGAQNRDEEIAMHRPFAVIADYFSRNGIAVLRYDDRGTAKSKGNFATATTLDLSGDAASAVEYVKKHPYINKKNIGIVGHSEGGIIAVMQAAKNKSLNFIISMAGVAIPCTQLLVIQNDKILEGYGANDDLRDFFWNFNTAFYNLVLTEPDLENLKTEAYKLLEETSASLTEKQKKEFGLSKTFVNQMLIAASSPWMKYFLSIVPSEYIKKIKINALAINGSKDTQVPAEANIEAFKSYFINYKGKKNDTHIFKNLNHLFQPCKTGMPDEYAMIETTISPEVLEYMCKWIKSLEK, encoded by the coding sequence AGGATTGAATAATTTTTCAATTACTTTTCGAATTAAAGAAAGTAATAACAAATTAGATGTGAGCATGGATATTCCTCAGCAAATGCTTTTAAATTTTAAACATGTAAAAGCAGAATACACAAACGATTCGTTATTTATAAGCATAAATTCGTTCAATGCCAAATACAATTCAGCACACAAAAACGACAGCTTATATGGTTTTTGGCAACAAAACGGAATTTCATTGCCATTAAACATGAAAAAAACCAGCGAATACAAAGCGTTGGAGATAAATCGTCCGCAGAATCCACAGCCGCCATTTCCGTATATTACAGAAGAAGTTTCATTTTTTAATAAAAAAGCTAAAATAAATTTAAGTGGCACTCTTACAATCCCCGATACAACGGATGTTTGGCCCTGCGTGGTTTTAGTTTCAGGTAGCGGTGCTCAAAATCGCGACGAAGAAATAGCTATGCATCGCCCATTTGCAGTTATTGCAGATTATTTTTCACGAAATGGCATTGCTGTTTTACGTTACGACGACCGCGGCACAGCTAAGAGTAAAGGAAATTTTGCAACAGCTACAACATTAGACCTTAGTGGAGATGCGGCTAGTGCAGTTGAATATGTAAAAAAACATCCCTACATAAACAAAAAAAATATAGGAATTGTCGGACATAGCGAAGGTGGAATTATTGCCGTGATGCAAGCAGCAAAAAATAAATCTTTAAACTTCATTATCTCAATGGCTGGAGTGGCTATTCCATGCACCCAACTGCTAGTTATACAAAATGACAAAATTCTCGAAGGCTATGGTGCAAACGACGATTTAAGAGATTTTTTCTGGAATTTTAACACTGCTTTTTACAATTTAGTGCTAACAGAACCAGACTTGGAAAACCTAAAAACTGAGGCATATAAACTACTTGAAGAAACATCTGCCAGCTTAACAGAAAAGCAAAAAAAAGAATTTGGATTGAGCAAAACCTTTGTAAATCAAATGCTAATCGCTGCCTCATCACCTTGGATGAAATATTTTTTATCAATTGTTCCTTCTGAATACATTAAAAAAATAAAAATAAACGCTCTCGCAATTAATGGCTCAAAAGACACGCAAGTGCCTGCAGAAGCCAATATTGAAGCATTTAAAAGCTATTTTATTAATTATAAAGGCAAGAAAAACGACACGCATATTTTCAAAAATCTAAATCATCTTTTTCAACCTTGCAAAACAGGTATGCCCGATGAATACGCAATGATTGAAACTACAATTTCTCCTGAAGTACTTGAGTATATGTGCAAATGGATAAAAAGTCTTGAGAAATAA